In Ruminococcaceae bacterium BL-4, one DNA window encodes the following:
- the potA gene encoding polyamine transporter subunit; ATP-binding component of ABC superfamily (Evidence 2a : Function from experimental evidences in other organisms; PubMedId : 11976340; Product type t : transporter): MIELQNIEVSFDGEQILKNFNLRILDGEFVTLLGPSGCGKTTTLRIIGGFTNPDSGNVYFDGKRINDLPPYKREVNTIFQKYALFPHLNVYENVAFGMRAHKKSEKEIKKTVHEMLDLVNLHGFSHRNVNQLSGGQQQRVAIARALANSPKVLLLDEPLSALDMKLRKDMQNELKKIQQQTGITFLFVTHDQEEALSMSDVVVVMDKGEIQQIGTPQDIYNEPKNAFVADFIGESNILDGIMREDYLVEFFGHKFRCVDKGFKINEPVDVVIRPEDIDVVKPEEAALSGIVTSVTFKGVHYEIIVDVKGFKWMIQSTDFTAEGEHIGLKIGPDDIHIMHKSEYSGTFGDYSTFSDEMEEDLQTPLSSLEEGKK, encoded by the coding sequence ATGATAGAATTACAAAATATCGAGGTTTCTTTTGATGGAGAGCAAATTTTAAAGAATTTTAATTTGCGAATTTTAGATGGAGAGTTTGTTACACTTTTAGGGCCATCAGGCTGCGGAAAAACAACAACGCTTAGAATTATTGGCGGATTTACAAATCCGGATAGTGGAAATGTTTATTTTGACGGAAAGCGAATCAATGACCTGCCGCCTTACAAGAGAGAAGTCAATACGATTTTTCAAAAATATGCGCTTTTTCCCCATCTAAATGTTTATGAGAATGTGGCATTTGGAATGCGCGCTCATAAAAAATCCGAAAAGGAGATTAAGAAAACAGTTCACGAGATGCTCGATCTTGTAAATCTTCATGGATTTTCTCATAGAAATGTGAACCAACTTTCCGGTGGCCAGCAGCAGCGGGTGGCGATTGCCCGGGCACTGGCAAATTCGCCGAAAGTATTGCTCCTTGATGAGCCCCTTAGTGCTCTAGATATGAAATTACGCAAGGATATGCAGAACGAATTAAAAAAGATTCAGCAGCAGACTGGAATCACTTTTCTCTTCGTTACGCACGACCAGGAAGAAGCACTTTCTATGAGTGATGTGGTTGTTGTAATGGATAAAGGCGAAATCCAACAGATTGGGACGCCTCAAGATATTTATAATGAACCCAAAAATGCGTTTGTTGCCGATTTTATCGGAGAATCCAATATATTGGACGGAATTATGCGCGAAGATTATTTGGTCGAATTTTTCGGACATAAATTTCGTTGTGTAGATAAAGGATTTAAAATAAATGAACCTGTAGACGTTGTGATTCGTCCAGAGGATATCGATGTAGTAAAACCGGAAGAGGCAGCCTTGTCGGGTATCGTTACCAGCGTTACTTTTAAAGGGGTTCACTATGAGATCATTGTAGATGTTAAAGGGTTCAAGTGGATGATTCAATCAACTGATTTTACAGCGGAAGGAGAACATATCGGATTAAAAATCGGGCCGGATGATATTCATATTATGCACAAGTCGGAATATTCAGGCACCTTTGGAGATTACAGTACCTTCAGCGATGAGATGGAGGAAGATTTGCAGACTCCTTTATCTTCGCTTGAGGAGGGAAAAAAATGA
- a CDS encoding Spermidine Putrescine ABC transporter permease component potB (TC_3.A.1.11.1) has protein sequence MKSKKACYPYVVWMVLFVVVPMIMVVFFAFTDKSGKFTIQNLLGVGQYSNVFLRSIWLGAIATVICLVLGFPLAYLIAHTGRKSQNIMVMLIMLPMWMNFLLRTYAWMTLLEDNGILNQLFEAVGLPKLQMINTAGAVVLGMVYNYLPFMILPIYSILTKMDPSVIEAAQDLGADKRQVFLKVTLPMSTPGIISGVTMVFVPAVSTFIISKMLGGGANLLIGDLIDMQFLGSAYNPNLGSAISLVLMVLILICMGIMNQFDDGEESNGGLMI, from the coding sequence ATGAAATCCAAAAAAGCCTGTTATCCCTATGTTGTGTGGATGGTGCTTTTTGTAGTTGTCCCGATGATTATGGTCGTGTTTTTTGCGTTTACCGATAAATCAGGCAAATTTACGATTCAAAACCTTTTGGGCGTTGGTCAGTACAGCAATGTATTTTTGCGTTCTATTTGGTTGGGAGCGATTGCAACCGTAATTTGTTTGGTCTTGGGATTTCCTCTTGCGTATTTGATTGCTCATACCGGCAGAAAATCACAGAACATCATGGTGATGCTGATTATGCTGCCAATGTGGATGAACTTTTTGCTGCGCACTTATGCTTGGATGACACTTCTTGAAGATAACGGAATTTTAAATCAGTTGTTTGAGGCGGTTGGTCTTCCAAAATTGCAGATGATCAATACTGCCGGAGCGGTTGTTTTGGGGATGGTCTATAATTATCTGCCATTTATGATTTTGCCGATCTATTCGATTCTGACAAAGATGGATCCTTCTGTGATTGAGGCAGCTCAAGATTTGGGCGCAGATAAACGGCAAGTTTTTCTCAAAGTGACTTTGCCAATGAGTACTCCCGGAATTATTTCCGGAGTGACGATGGTATTTGTTCCTGCTGTGAGTACTTTTATTATTTCAAAGATGCTGGGCGGAGGTGCTAATCTGCTGATTGGAGATTTGATCGATATGCAGTTCTTAGGTTCTGCTTATAATCCTAATCTCGGATCTGCCATTAGCCTGGTTCTGATGGTTTTAATTTTAATCTGTATGGGAATTATGAATCAATTTGATGATGGAGAAGAAAGCAATGGAGGGCTGATGATATGA
- the potI gene encoding putrescine transporter subunit: membrane component of ABC superfamily (Evidence 2a : Function from experimental evidences in other organisms; Product type t : transporter), with translation MKGLSKVYCFFIYLFLYAPIVVLIIFSFNDSTTMSRSVWSGFSFKWYGQLFSDRLIMQALGNTILIAIVAAVVSTILGTAAAIGINSLKRWPRRLVMNITNLPMVNPEIVTGVSMMLLFVIAVRAMNTSLGIGSIMIAHITFCLPYVILSVKPKLSQMDPNLYEAALDLGYHPSQAFFKVVLPEIFSGIVTGMIMAFTLSIDDFIISYFTSGTTQTLPIYIYSMTRKRISPEINALSTLLFAIVLALLLIVNLRKEKENKEILQEEEES, from the coding sequence ATGAAAGGGCTCTCAAAAGTATATTGCTTTTTTATTTATCTCTTTTTATATGCCCCGATCGTTGTGCTGATCATTTTTAGTTTTAATGACAGCACGACAATGAGTCGTTCGGTATGGTCTGGTTTTTCATTTAAATGGTATGGGCAACTTTTCAGTGACCGCTTGATTATGCAGGCATTGGGAAATACAATTTTGATTGCCATTGTTGCAGCAGTTGTCAGCACGATTTTGGGCACAGCTGCGGCAATCGGAATCAATTCACTGAAACGTTGGCCGCGCCGGTTGGTGATGAATATAACAAATCTTCCGATGGTGAATCCCGAAATTGTAACCGGCGTTTCGATGATGCTTTTGTTTGTAATTGCCGTTCGGGCCATGAATACCAGTCTGGGGATCGGAAGCATTATGATTGCACATATCACGTTCTGCTTACCTTATGTAATCCTTTCGGTCAAGCCGAAACTTAGCCAGATGGACCCAAATTTGTATGAAGCGGCGCTCGATTTGGGGTATCATCCTTCACAAGCATTTTTTAAAGTGGTCCTTCCGGAAATCTTTTCGGGAATTGTTACTGGAATGATTATGGCTTTTACGCTTTCGATTGATGATTTTATCATTAGTTATTTTACAAGCGGCACTACACAGACGCTGCCGATTTACATTTATTCGATGACTCGTAAGCGGATCAGCCCGGAAATTAATGCGTTGTCGACTTTGTTATTTGCTATTGTTTTGGCTCTCCTTTTGATTGTGAATTTGCGGAAAGAAAAGGAAAATAAAGAAATTCTGCAAGAAGAGGAGGAGTCATAA
- a CDS encoding ABC transporter, periplasmic spermidine putrescine-binding protein potD (TC_3.A.1.11.1): MRKSWTQESIAFLFSALMIVSLCIIPASAEENTEAAPDTGVTINVYNWGEYISNGVDGTLDVNAEFTKRTGIHVNYTTFDTNESLYSKLSGGGAEYDVIIPSDYMISKLIDKGMLEKLDFDKIPNFKYIDDQFRNPAYDPENAYSVPYTWGVIGIFYNKNYVDASETTSWKVLWNPKYKGKILMFDNPRDSFGIAQKILGQSYNTTNASDWEAAANLLKKQKPLVQAYVMDQIFDKMDGGEAWLAPYYAGDAATLVENNPNIGFTIPTDEPTNSFVDAACIPKGSSHKEEAEAYINFLCDPEIAAANVSYIGYSTPESAAKKLLPEETVENPIYYPPREIMDKAEVYVNLPEDTNMLLDTLWAEVKMGGSGESATLVAVLAAFLLLYIGIVIHKRQKRKRELQ; the protein is encoded by the coding sequence ATGAGGAAAAGTTGGACTCAAGAAAGTATAGCATTTTTATTTTCTGCGTTGATGATTGTTTCTCTTTGCATTATTCCGGCTTCGGCAGAGGAGAATACAGAAGCAGCACCTGATACGGGTGTTACGATTAATGTTTATAATTGGGGAGAATATATCAGTAACGGCGTTGATGGAACGTTGGATGTAAATGCCGAATTTACAAAACGGACAGGGATTCATGTAAATTACACGACTTTTGATACAAATGAATCGTTATATTCAAAGCTTTCCGGCGGCGGAGCGGAATATGATGTCATTATTCCGTCAGATTATATGATTTCCAAACTGATTGATAAAGGTATGCTCGAAAAATTGGATTTTGATAAAATTCCAAATTTTAAATATATCGATGATCAGTTTCGTAACCCTGCATATGATCCGGAGAATGCGTATTCAGTTCCTTATACTTGGGGCGTTATTGGCATTTTTTACAATAAAAATTATGTGGATGCGAGCGAGACGACGAGCTGGAAGGTCCTCTGGAACCCAAAATATAAAGGGAAAATCTTGATGTTTGATAATCCGCGGGATTCTTTTGGAATTGCACAAAAAATTCTGGGGCAGTCTTATAATACGACGAATGCGAGTGATTGGGAGGCAGCTGCCAATCTTTTAAAGAAGCAGAAACCTTTGGTACAAGCCTATGTGATGGATCAGATCTTCGACAAAATGGATGGAGGAGAAGCTTGGCTTGCTCCTTATTATGCTGGAGATGCAGCAACACTGGTTGAAAACAACCCCAATATCGGGTTTACAATTCCTACAGATGAGCCAACAAATTCTTTTGTAGATGCTGCCTGTATTCCAAAGGGAAGTTCTCACAAGGAAGAAGCCGAAGCTTATATCAATTTTCTTTGTGATCCCGAAATTGCCGCTGCAAATGTCAGCTATATTGGATATTCGACTCCAGAGAGTGCCGCAAAAAAACTTTTGCCTGAAGAAACAGTAGAAAATCCAATCTATTACCCTCCTCGGGAAATTATGGATAAAGCAGAAGTTTATGTAAACTTACCGGAAGATACCAATATGCTTTTGGATACGCTTTGGGCAGAAGTTAAAATGGGAGGTTCTGGAGAGTCAGCAACTTTAGTGGCGGTTTTGGCAGCGTTTTTACTGCTTTATATTGGGATTGTGATTCATAAAAGGCAAAAACGAAAGCGCGAATTGCAATAA
- a CDS encoding Stage IV sporulation protein B, with translation MYSVRKNSKLISAFLLIAVILSGMVNIVPAKSKNVVAASSLSEKQVILCGTPFGIRLFTSGVVVVGTADIQTNDGTVNPPAKSGIQVGDIVTGVNGKEVNSNEEVSEAIRKSRGQVVQLSLLREGKAFTAALQPVASPAGYRAGLWVRDSTAGIGTLTFYDPDTKIFAGLGHGICDPDTNELMPLLSGDVVPVTISGIRKGVQGTAGELQGYFASDTAIGTLSQNGTCGVFGSLRENPQGQTISVMSGDEVHAGPVKILSTIDQNGPKAYDACIEFVNGHGGNSKNIVLKITDSELLEKTGGIVQGMSGSPILQDGKLAGAVTHVFVNDPTRGYGILAVNMISADSQNQETFAGSLLPAVRIL, from the coding sequence TTGTATTCGGTCAGAAAAAATTCAAAATTAATTTCTGCTTTTCTTTTAATTGCAGTAATATTATCCGGGATGGTTAATATTGTTCCGGCTAAATCAAAAAATGTTGTCGCTGCATCCTCTTTGTCAGAAAAGCAGGTGATTCTTTGTGGAACTCCATTTGGTATCCGTTTGTTTACAAGTGGTGTAGTAGTGGTTGGAACGGCGGATATTCAAACGAATGATGGGACTGTTAATCCACCGGCAAAATCGGGAATACAGGTAGGAGATATTGTCACAGGTGTAAACGGGAAAGAAGTTAATTCTAACGAAGAAGTTTCAGAAGCAATTCGAAAAAGTAGGGGACAAGTTGTACAGCTTAGTCTTTTGCGAGAAGGAAAAGCGTTTACAGCAGCTTTGCAACCAGTAGCTTCTCCAGCAGGATATCGAGCAGGACTTTGGGTACGAGATAGTACTGCCGGGATCGGGACGCTTACTTTTTATGATCCTGATACCAAAATTTTTGCGGGATTAGGTCATGGAATTTGCGATCCGGATACGAATGAATTGATGCCGCTTCTTTCTGGTGATGTTGTCCCTGTTACAATCAGTGGAATCCGAAAAGGAGTACAGGGCACTGCAGGAGAATTGCAAGGGTATTTTGCTTCAGATACTGCAATAGGAACACTCAGTCAAAATGGAACCTGTGGAGTTTTTGGTTCGCTTCGAGAAAATCCGCAGGGACAAACAATTTCAGTAATGTCCGGTGATGAGGTGCATGCAGGGCCAGTTAAAATTCTTAGTACAATTGATCAAAATGGGCCGAAAGCCTATGATGCATGTATTGAATTTGTGAACGGTCATGGCGGAAACTCAAAAAATATAGTGCTAAAAATAACAGATTCGGAACTTCTCGAAAAAACAGGCGGAATTGTACAGGGAATGAGTGGCAGTCCAATTTTACAGGATGGAAAGCTTGCGGGAGCAGTTACCCATGTTTTTGTTAATGATCCTACCAGGGGATATGGGATTTTAGCAGTCAATATGATTTCTGCCGATTCTCAGAATCAGGAAACTTTTGCCGGATCCCTGCTTCCCGCAGTTAGAATTTTATAA
- the nrdG gene encoding Anaerobic ribonucleoside-triphosphate reductase-activating protein, with the protein MYYGEIKDCDIANGEGVRISLFVSGCTNHCENCFQPQTWDFHYGKPFTEETEEKILHMLEPAFINGLTVLGGEPFEPKNQKILLPFLKKVRKTFPQKTIWCFSGFTLEELKKEGSYPRCESTDEMLSLLDVLVDGRYVEKLHDISLRFRGSSNQRLIDLNATRKNGSVTLWNGWK; encoded by the coding sequence TTGTATTACGGAGAAATCAAAGACTGTGATATCGCAAATGGTGAAGGTGTTCGAATTAGCCTGTTCGTCTCCGGCTGTACCAATCACTGTGAAAATTGCTTTCAGCCGCAAACCTGGGATTTTCATTACGGAAAACCTTTTACAGAAGAAACAGAAGAAAAAATTCTTCATATGTTGGAACCTGCTTTCATTAATGGTTTAACCGTTTTGGGCGGAGAACCTTTCGAACCAAAAAATCAAAAAATTCTTCTTCCGTTTTTAAAAAAAGTACGGAAAACATTCCCACAGAAAACCATTTGGTGCTTTTCCGGATTTACCTTGGAAGAACTAAAAAAAGAGGGTTCCTATCCGCGATGCGAATCAACGGACGAAATGCTTTCTCTGTTGGACGTCTTAGTGGACGGCAGATATGTTGAAAAGCTACATGACATTTCTCTTCGTTTTCGAGGCAGTTCCAATCAACGCTTAATTGATCTAAATGCAACTCGCAAAAATGGTTCTGTTACTCTTTGGAATGGGTGGAAATAA
- a CDS encoding Anaerobic ribonucleoside-triphosphate reductase yields MKVIKRNGAEVEFDITKIITAVTKANAVVEEAKRMTPTQIQRIAESVDFSCQKINHAPSVEEIQDLVEDQIMAHGAFEVAKRYITYRYTQSLVRQSNTTDEKILTLIECCNEEAKQENSNKNPVVNSTQRDYMAGEVSRDLTERILLPKDIVEAHREGIIHFHDTDYYAQHMHNCDLVNLEDMLQNGTVITGTLIERPHSFSTACNIATQIIAQVASNQYGGQSISLAHLAPFVDVSRQKIRKIVQHEMDEIHAHPSEEEFHKLVEDRLHDEVCRGVQTIQYQVTTLLTTNGQAPFVTVFMYLNEAKNDQEKKDLALIIEETLKQRYQGVKNEKGVWVTPAFPKLIYVLEEDNIKEDAPYYYLTELAAKCTAKRMVPDYISEKKMKEYKEGNCFPVMGCRSCLSPWKDKNGNYQFYGRFNQGVVTLNLPDIALSSGGDIKKFWKIFDERLDLCYRALMCRHNRLMGTLSDVAPILWQYGACARLKKGEPIDKLLVGGYSTISLGYAGLYECVKYMTGKSHTDSSVTPFALQVMEYMNAACERWKKETNIGFGIYGTPLESTTYKFAKCLQKRFGIIPGVTDKGYITNSYHVNVTEEINAFDKLKFEAQFQHLSTGGAISYVEVPNMQDNLEAVLQVMKFIYDNIMYAELNTKSDYCQVCGWDGEIKIVEEDGKLVWRCPKCGNEDQDKMNVARRTCGYIGTQFWNQGRTEEIRDRVMHL; encoded by the coding sequence ATGAAGGTCATCAAGCGAAATGGCGCCGAAGTAGAATTTGATATTACAAAGATCATTACGGCTGTCACAAAAGCGAACGCAGTGGTCGAAGAAGCTAAGCGCATGACACCCACCCAAATACAGAGAATTGCAGAATCGGTGGATTTCTCCTGCCAAAAAATAAACCATGCTCCTTCGGTGGAGGAAATACAAGATCTTGTGGAAGATCAGATTATGGCACATGGCGCTTTTGAAGTTGCCAAACGGTATATTACCTATCGTTATACACAATCCTTAGTCCGTCAAAGCAATACAACTGATGAAAAGATTTTAACTTTGATTGAATGCTGCAATGAAGAAGCAAAGCAGGAAAATTCCAATAAGAACCCTGTTGTAAACTCTACGCAGCGCGACTATATGGCCGGTGAAGTTTCCAGAGATCTTACGGAACGTATTTTGCTCCCAAAAGATATTGTAGAAGCTCACCGTGAAGGAATTATCCATTTTCACGATACTGATTACTATGCACAACATATGCACAACTGTGATCTTGTCAATTTGGAAGACATGCTTCAAAACGGTACTGTCATTACAGGCACCCTAATTGAACGTCCTCATAGCTTCTCAACAGCCTGCAATATCGCAACACAGATCATTGCACAGGTTGCTTCCAATCAATACGGCGGACAATCCATTTCTCTTGCACATTTGGCTCCTTTTGTAGATGTAAGCCGCCAGAAAATCAGAAAAATCGTTCAGCACGAAATGGATGAAATTCATGCGCATCCTTCTGAAGAAGAATTCCATAAGCTGGTCGAAGATCGCCTTCACGATGAAGTCTGCCGTGGAGTTCAAACAATTCAATATCAGGTAACAACTTTGCTTACAACAAACGGCCAGGCTCCTTTTGTGACTGTCTTTATGTATTTGAATGAAGCAAAAAATGACCAGGAAAAGAAAGATCTGGCTCTGATCATTGAAGAGACCTTAAAGCAGCGTTATCAGGGTGTGAAAAATGAGAAGGGTGTGTGGGTCACTCCAGCCTTCCCGAAACTGATTTATGTGCTTGAAGAAGATAATATTAAAGAAGATGCTCCCTATTATTATTTAACGGAACTTGCCGCAAAATGCACTGCTAAGCGTATGGTACCGGACTATATCTCCGAAAAGAAAATGAAAGAATACAAAGAAGGCAACTGTTTCCCTGTAATGGGCTGCCGTTCCTGCCTCTCTCCTTGGAAAGATAAAAATGGAAATTACCAGTTCTATGGACGCTTTAACCAGGGCGTTGTCACATTGAATCTGCCTGATATTGCGCTTTCTTCGGGCGGCGACATTAAAAAGTTTTGGAAAATTTTTGACGAGCGACTTGATCTGTGCTACCGTGCGCTGATGTGTCGTCACAATCGTTTAATGGGAACTCTCTCCGATGTTGCTCCGATTCTCTGGCAGTATGGTGCTTGTGCGCGGCTGAAAAAAGGCGAACCAATCGATAAACTTTTAGTCGGCGGCTATTCCACCATCTCTTTGGGATACGCCGGTCTCTACGAATGCGTCAAATATATGACCGGAAAGAGCCATACAGATTCTTCAGTTACCCCATTTGCATTACAGGTGATGGAGTATATGAATGCAGCTTGTGAGCGCTGGAAGAAAGAAACCAATATCGGATTCGGAATTTATGGAACACCGTTGGAATCCACCACTTATAAATTTGCAAAATGTTTACAGAAACGTTTTGGAATTATTCCGGGAGTTACAGACAAGGGATATATTACGAACAGCTATCATGTAAATGTTACCGAAGAGATTAACGCATTCGATAAGCTAAAATTTGAAGCGCAGTTCCAGCATCTTTCTACCGGCGGAGCAATCAGCTATGTAGAAGTTCCTAACATGCAGGACAATCTTGAAGCTGTTCTTCAGGTCATGAAATTTATTTATGACAACATTATGTACGCTGAACTCAATACAAAATCGGATTATTGCCAAGTATGCGGTTGGGATGGCGAAATTAAGATTGTCGAAGAAGATGGAAAACTTGTCTGGAGATGCCCAAAATGTGGCAATGAGGATCAGGATAAAATGAATGTTGCACGCCGCACCTGCGGATATATTGGCACACAGTTCTGGAATCAGGGCCGTACAGAAGAAATTCGAGATCGCGTCATGCATCTATAA
- a CDS encoding protein of unknown function (Evidence 5 : Unknown function), which yields MPTKKIHFSLKKNKFQQNYIKNHILILERINSTIWENKQIIKTFL from the coding sequence TTGCCAACCAAAAAAATTCATTTTTCTTTGAAGAAAAACAAGTTTCAACAAAATTATATTAAAAACCACATTCTAATATTAGAAAGAATCAACTCTACAATTTGGGAAAACAAACAAATTATAAAAACTTTTTTGTAG
- the spo0A gene encoding Stage 0 sporulation protein A homolog translates to MENYIKLIVSDDTADFQEEYAEGLSQAGLQVTYVPKDGTKLLESIEAQKPQAVLSWLFMPGLDAVGVMHALKEKSPDHMPLFIILSNFTSPTLEREVLSSGAAYLAVQPFNPEELAFRIHQLLKLEEPAPINESLEIQVTEILHQIGVPAHIKGYHYLRDSILMAIEDPDIINAVTKQLYPGVARRYNTTPSRVERAIRHAIEVAWDRGDVDILNSYFGYTIHNTRGKPTNSEFIAMISDRLRLHMKTAG, encoded by the coding sequence ATGGAAAACTATATCAAACTCATTGTTTCGGACGATACGGCGGATTTTCAAGAGGAATATGCAGAAGGCCTTTCGCAAGCGGGGCTGCAGGTTACATATGTACCGAAGGACGGAACAAAACTTTTGGAGAGCATCGAGGCACAAAAACCGCAGGCAGTTTTAAGCTGGCTCTTTATGCCGGGTCTAGATGCTGTAGGGGTTATGCATGCTCTAAAAGAGAAAAGTCCAGATCATATGCCGCTTTTTATTATTTTGAGTAATTTTACCAGTCCCACTTTGGAGCGAGAGGTCTTGTCGTCGGGTGCTGCTTATCTTGCAGTACAGCCATTTAATCCTGAAGAATTAGCATTTCGGATTCATCAGCTTTTAAAATTGGAAGAGCCTGCACCAATTAATGAGAGCCTTGAAATTCAAGTTACCGAAATTCTTCATCAGATCGGAGTCCCTGCTCATATTAAAGGTTATCATTATCTTCGTGATTCTATTTTAATGGCAATTGAAGATCCGGATATTATCAACGCTGTGACGAAACAGCTTTATCCTGGAGTTGCCCGTAGGTATAATACGACACCTTCCCGTGTAGAACGTGCAATTCGCCATGCGATTGAGGTTGCATGGGATCGTGGAGATGTTGATATTTTGAATTCGTATTTTGGATATACCATTCATAATACACGCGGCAAACCAACAAACAGTGAGTTTATTGCAATGATCTCGGACCGGCTTCGTCTTCATATGAAAACGGCTGGCTAA
- the citG gene encoding putative 2-(5''-triphosphoribosyl)-3'-dephosphocoenzyme-A synthase (Evidence 3 : Putative function from multiple computational evidences) yields the protein MDIEKILTGKRIELPQMLSARENRVQKQNQLLKQYQMTLISFTLNIAGPIKVFPLAVKTYEEGLELIKYQCKAMGIPICHLEESRFATGYEGYFCVQSDAFKVKKALTELEENSSLGRLFDIDVLDKSGQKISRTALSLPQRRCLVCGGPTFICSRSRTHSLNEILQHTISIMQDYFSEKYASQIASTAARALLYEVLATPKPGLVDKNNTGAHKDMDIITFETSSLALLPYFKAFVNFGISHCKCDPGTLLPQLRSIGIQAEIAMLRATKGINTHKGIIFSLGILETALGICYGNSISINRSVLQNLCKEIAAPMTDDFSNLTEKSATTNGEKLFVHYGIHGVRGEAINGFPVLFDIAFPKMEQLLRQNYNLNDAGILTLFTILANSEDTNVISRSSYEKMTEIQHTLKEELANDLEHRDYLHFAQKLDQEFIAQNISPGGSADILALSYFLHFLKQDSNL from the coding sequence ATGGACATTGAAAAGATTTTAACCGGTAAGCGCATAGAATTGCCGCAGATGCTTTCTGCACGTGAAAATCGCGTTCAAAAGCAAAATCAGCTGCTGAAGCAATATCAGATGACGCTGATTTCCTTCACGCTTAATATTGCCGGCCCCATAAAAGTTTTTCCACTTGCTGTAAAAACTTACGAAGAGGGTCTTGAGCTAATTAAGTACCAATGCAAAGCGATGGGAATCCCTATCTGTCACTTAGAAGAAAGTCGCTTTGCAACGGGTTATGAAGGTTATTTTTGTGTTCAATCAGACGCATTTAAAGTAAAAAAGGCATTGACCGAACTGGAGGAAAATTCTTCTTTGGGGCGGCTGTTTGATATTGATGTATTGGACAAAAGCGGTCAAAAAATCTCTCGTACTGCTCTTTCTCTTCCCCAGCGCCGCTGTCTCGTCTGTGGAGGTCCCACTTTTATTTGCAGCCGTTCCCGCACTCATTCTTTAAATGAAATTTTGCAACATACCATTTCAATTATGCAAGATTACTTTTCGGAAAAGTATGCTTCGCAGATTGCTTCTACAGCAGCACGCGCTCTCCTCTATGAAGTTCTGGCTACTCCAAAGCCAGGATTAGTGGACAAAAACAACACCGGTGCTCATAAAGATATGGATATCATCACTTTTGAAACGAGTTCACTTGCTCTATTGCCCTATTTTAAAGCATTTGTAAATTTTGGAATCAGTCATTGCAAATGTGACCCTGGAACACTTTTACCTCAACTTCGTTCTATAGGGATTCAAGCGGAAATTGCCATGCTGCGTGCTACAAAAGGCATTAATACTCACAAAGGAATCATTTTTTCTCTTGGAATTTTAGAAACAGCACTCGGAATCTGTTATGGAAATTCGATCTCAATAAACCGTAGCGTCCTGCAAAATTTATGCAAAGAAATTGCAGCCCCCATGACCGATGATTTTTCAAATTTGACCGAAAAAAGTGCAACGACAAACGGAGAAAAACTATTTGTGCATTATGGAATTCACGGAGTTCGTGGAGAAGCAATCAATGGTTTTCCTGTTCTTTTCGATATAGCATTCCCAAAAATGGAACAGCTTCTGCGGCAAAATTATAATTTGAACGATGCTGGTATTCTTACGCTTTTTACGATTCTTGCCAATTCAGAAGATACAAATGTAATCAGTCGCTCTTCTTATGAAAAAATGACAGAAATTCAACACACCCTTAAAGAAGAACTGGCAAATGACTTAGAGCATCGAGATTATCTTCACTTTGCACAAAAACTGGATCAAGAATTTATTGCCCAAAATATTAGTCCCGGTGGCAGTGCAGATATTTTAGCATTGTCCTATTTTTTGCATTTTCTGAAACAAGATTCCAATCTGTAA